In the genome of Halodesulfovibrio sp. MK-HDV, the window ACAGGATTTTTGTAATACAAATACATCCTCTGTTCTGCCAATTCTTCAGCAGAGCTTGGAATTGCGCTCAAATTTCCCCCTTTGAGCTGCAAAAAAGCACCATAATGAGAAACATTGCGCATTACGCCCGTAATCTTTTTTCCATTAGGTTGAGACAGCGTAAGCACGACAGGCAAATTGATCGGATACCGTGTGCTTATGCGCTGCGTATCACACGACATAACGCGCACAAGTTTATTGCTGTCCTGCACAATTTCATAAGTAAAAGTTGTGTTTCCACGTTCATTCCACAAAACCAAGGCTTCATCTTCGCTCAAGGCTCGCGCACCGGTCATACCGCACTGATCACAAACTACGTAATAGTAGATGGCGTCAAAATAGAGAAGCGTCCTGCTCCCATTGCAGTTTGGACAAATTTTAGGAATCAGCATCCTCAGTCCCCCCAACACGATTTACGTACTTAACTTAGTGATAGTGCTATTATTATACAATGTACGATATCTAATGTCTAAAAGAAGTTACACCTTCTCATAGGTTTTTTCTTGTAACTCTACTCTTTACTCTATGTAGAGCAAACGCTACCACAAATGCATCCCCGACACCAAGTAAGCAGATAACGAGTAAAAAATGATTTCACCAGACCAATACCCCGCATTCTCTAAAAACCTTCTATCGTGGTTTTCCAGCAACAAGCGTGCCCTGCCATGGCGCGAGGATTATGCACCATACCGCGTATGGGTGTCCGAAATCATGTTGCAGCAAACTCAAATGGAACGCGGTGTTGCCTATTTCCATCGCTGGATGCAGGCATTACCCGACGTCACAGCTGTTGCAGAAGCACATGAAGATACTCTGCTAAAATTATGGGAAGGTCTGGGCTATTATTCCCGAGTTCGCAATCTGCATAAAGCTGCAAAAATTATTGCGGCAGAACATGACGGTGTTTTTCCAGAAGCTCATGCGGACATCCGCGCTCTCCCCGGTATTGGAGATTACACAGCCGGTGCCATTGCTTCCATTGCATTTAATCAGGATGTTATCTGCGTTGATGCAAATGTTGAGCGGGTTTTCTCTCGAATTTTTGATATTGATACGCCCGTTAAACAAAAACACAACATGGCGTTCATTCGCGAAACTGTCGCAGCCATGCTCCCTTCCGGCCATGCACGAGAATTTAATCAGGCCATTATGGAATTGGGTGCATTAGTTTGCAGCAAAAAGCCCCACTGCCACCGCTGTCCGCTTCAAACGTACTGTGAAGCTTACCACCTTGGGATTCCGCAAGAACGCCCTGTTCCGACAGCAAAAAAGGGCATTCAACACATTGATGTTGCGACTGGCTTTTTGATGCATAAAGGAAAAATTTATATCCAGAAACGTCCGAATTTCGGCGTATGGGCTGGTTTCTGGGAACTCCCCGGTGGCTCCGTTGAAGAAGGTGAAGCACCGGAAGAAGCAGTTGTTCGTGAATTCATGGAAGAAACAGAATTCCCTGTAAAAATTGAAGATAAAATTATTGTAGTAAAACATGGCTACACAACCTACCGTGTGACCATGCACTGCTACTTTCTTACCTTTACGGGGGAGCATACTCCAGAGCCTGTGCTCCATGCCGCCACAGCATACCAATGGGTAAACATGGACGAGCTGGACACTGTCACCCTACCGGCAGGACACCGTAAACTTCTTGATCATCTGCAGAACGACATGCGTTTAAAACCACTTTTAGAAAACAGCTAGTTCACTAGCGTAAGACCTTCGGAACCGCGAATTTACTTGCTTCACAAAGGGGTTCGTGGTAGCCGCAAAAGTTATGCCTACTATCGATATAGCAACAAGTGTGACAAAGATCGCCATTGCGTTTATTCCCATTCTTCTTGGCATGGTATGCCACGAAGTTGCGCATGGCTGGGTAGCGTACAAACTTGGTGACCCTACTGCAAAAGCACAGGGCCGTCTTACGCTAAATCCTCTTCCGCATATTGACCCTATGGGTACAGCAATGTTTGTACTCACAGCGCTCACCGCCCCTTTTGTTATTGGCTGGGCGAAACCTGTGCCTGTAGATAGCCGCTGGTTCAAAAACCCAAGAAAGGGTATGATCCTTGTTTCAATAGCGGGACCTCTTACTAACTTTCTTCTTGCGGTTCTCTTTGGTGTCTTCCTTGTCATTGTGGCACAGAACCAACCAGTACCCGGCTCCATTTACGCATCTGTGTACGAATTCTTACGCAGTATGCTGAGCGCAGGCGTCATCATTAACCTAGCTCTCGGCTGGTTCAACCTGATGCCGTTCCCACCGCTGGATGGTAGTCATATAGTGGCAGGATTACTCCCGCCGCGTCTTGCATATAAATTTCAGGGAATTTCCCGTTATGGCTTTATTCTTATAGTTTTATTGTTGGCAACAGGCTTTCTGGGAAAAGTCATCGGCCCCCTCATCTTTGGGTCTGCTGACTTAATCATTCA includes:
- a CDS encoding Lar family restriction alleviation protein, which translates into the protein MLIPKICPNCNGSRTLLYFDAIYYYVVCDQCGMTGARALSEDEALVLWNERGNTTFTYEIVQDSNKLVRVMSCDTQRISTRYPINLPVVLTLSQPNGKKITGVMRNVSHYGAFLQLKGGNLSAIPSSAEELAEQRMYLYYKNPVPKPTDENEEAVAPPQSNPIQQIELIPKHLLQTSQVVGVGGSFRSPNADQLKSVQHLVEFAREQ
- the mutY gene encoding A/G-specific adenine glycosylase yields the protein MISPDQYPAFSKNLLSWFSSNKRALPWREDYAPYRVWVSEIMLQQTQMERGVAYFHRWMQALPDVTAVAEAHEDTLLKLWEGLGYYSRVRNLHKAAKIIAAEHDGVFPEAHADIRALPGIGDYTAGAIASIAFNQDVICVDANVERVFSRIFDIDTPVKQKHNMAFIRETVAAMLPSGHAREFNQAIMELGALVCSKKPHCHRCPLQTYCEAYHLGIPQERPVPTAKKGIQHIDVATGFLMHKGKIYIQKRPNFGVWAGFWELPGGSVEEGEAPEEAVVREFMEETEFPVKIEDKIIVVKHGYTTYRVTMHCYFLTFTGEHTPEPVLHAATAYQWVNMDELDTVTLPAGHRKLLDHLQNDMRLKPLLENS
- a CDS encoding site-2 protease family protein, whose protein sequence is MPTIDIATSVTKIAIAFIPILLGMVCHEVAHGWVAYKLGDPTAKAQGRLTLNPLPHIDPMGTAMFVLTALTAPFVIGWAKPVPVDSRWFKNPRKGMILVSIAGPLTNFLLAVLFGVFLVIVAQNQPVPGSIYASVYEFLRSMLSAGVIINLALGWFNLMPFPPLDGSHIVAGLLPPRLAYKFQGISRYGFILIVLLLATGFLGKVIGPLIFGSADLIIQMITFF